From Candidatus Dormiibacterota bacterium:
GAAGAAGTTTGATCTCGCCCAGCTGGACGCCGCCTACGCGGGACGCTAGACGTCGGGTTCTCCTGCGTCCTGGTGTCACTGGCGCGGTGAGGGCCACCCGAGAGCATCGAAGACCGCGACCGGGTCGAGGTAGTCCCGCCAGTGCGTGACCTTGCGGTCCTTGATGGTGATCACGGACACGAAGCGATTGTCGTAGGCGCGACCGGTGTCCCTGACTCGGCCGTGCGTGGCGTACTCGAGTACCACGACCGACGCTTCGCGGTCCCGGTGGACGGCCAGGTCGTCGGCGCTGTGCAGGACGATCCCGGTGGCCCCGTAGGTGCGATAGAGCTCGGCCACGGCCTCGCGGCCCACCACACGACGCGGATAGCCGGGGACGCTGATGACGTAGTCCACGATGACATCCTCGTCCAGGAGGTCGAAGAAGTGCCGGCCGTCGACGAGCCCGTCCAGCCCCTTTTCGATGATCCTGAAGAACGGGTCCAGCGCGGAGAGGTTCTCCAGGTCGGTGATCATCGAGCCGCCTCGGTGGTCCAGACCTGAGCGCTCCGCCTGGCGAAGTCGGCGACGGTCAGCGCCTCAGGGCCGGTTGGTGCGTACTGCGCGCCGGCATGGGCCTCGGGGTTCGCCAATGTCTCGGCGGCGACCGCGGCGATGTCCTCGGCGTCGACGAAGGCGTCGGCACCGTCCCCGGTGGGCACCGTGATCACGCCGTCGACGAGCGGCAGGTGGTCGTCGCTGAAGTTCTGCATGACCCAGGCGGGGCGGAGGATGGCGTGGGTGAGGCCGGTCCGGCTCAGGAGGTCGAGTTCGACGGCCCGGATCGCGAACCCGGGCGAGGCCCGGTCGATGCCGTATGTGCTGAGGTAGGTGACATGCCGTACTCCGGCGGCCTCGGCGAGGTCGAGGAAGTCCGACACCTGAGCGGCGAAATCGACCCTCATGACCGGGGTCACCAGGTAGACG
This genomic window contains:
- a CDS encoding nuclear transport factor 2 family protein; protein product: MITDLENLSALDPFFRIIEKGLDGLVDGRHFFDLLDEDVIVDYVISVPGYPRRVVGREAVAELYRTYGATGIVLHSADDLAVHRDREASVVVLEYATHGRVRDTGRAYDNRFVSVITIKDRKVTHWRDYLDPVAVFDALGWPSPRQ
- a CDS encoding NAD(P)H-binding protein; amino-acid sequence: MTNSQRTTLVLGGTGRTGSRLAKNLIDRGLGARTAARGDADVRFDWDDRATHGPALSGVDSVYLVTPVMRVDFAAQVSDFLDLAEAAGVRHVTYLSTYGIDRASPGFAIRAVELDLLSRTGLTHAILRPAWVMQNFSDDHLPLVDGVITVPTGDGADAFVDAEDIAAVAAETLANPEAHAGAQYAPTGPEALTVADFARRSAQVWTTEAAR